Proteins encoded in a region of the Acipenser ruthenus chromosome 11, fAciRut3.2 maternal haplotype, whole genome shotgun sequence genome:
- the LOC117427183 gene encoding atypical chemokine receptor 3-like, with amino-acid sequence MSAIDITEILDYLEEMNLTEQGTDHSFSNSVEHNFIETLVCPHSFNKSAVLYTLSLFYIFIFIIGLVANSVVVWVNLRAERNRYETHLYILNLAIADLCVVATLPIWVVSLIQHGHWPFGEVMCKITHLIFSVNLFGSIFFLTCMSVDRYISVVLFGDSNSRKKKVVRRLICIFVWLLALAASIPDTYYLKTTINPISEETSCRPAYPGHSFREWMVGIQLSFIVLGFAIPFPVIAIFYILLARVISSSSDQERRISRKIIFTYIVVFLVCWLPYHAVLLIDALSLLNVLPFSCELENFLYVALHFTQCFSLIHCCVNPVIYNFINKNYRYDLMKAFIFKYSTKTGLAKLIDASKVSETEYSAVENNQPL; translated from the coding sequence ATGAGTGCCATTGATATAACTGAGATTCTGGATTACTTGGAAGAGATGAATTTAACGgaacaaggaacagatcattcTTTCAGCAACAGCGTGGAGCACAACTTCATAGAGACACTAGTGTGCCCTCACAGCTTCAACAAGAGTGCAGTCCTGTACACCCTGTCCCTGTTCTACATCTTTATCTTCATTATTGGCCTCGTGGCCAACTCTGTGGTGGTGTGGGTGAACCTGCGTGCCGAGAGGAACCGCTACGAGACGCACCTGTACATCCTGAACCTGGCAATCGCTGACCTCTGCGTTGTGGCCACCCTCCCCATATGGGTGGTCTCCCTGATCCAGCATGGCCACTGGCCCTTCGGCGAGGTGATGTGCAAGATCACCCATCTGATCTTCAGTGTCAACCTCTTTGGGAGCATCTTCTTCCTCACCTGCATGAGCGTCGACCGCTACATCTCTGTGGTCCTCTTCGGGGACTCCAACAGCCGCAAGAAGAAAGTTGTCCGTAGGCTCATCTGTATCTTCGTGTGGCTACTCGCCTTGGCAGCCTCCATCCCCGATACCTACTACCTCAAAACAACTATCAACCCAATCAGTGAGGAAACCTCCTGCCGTCCTGCTTACCCAGGGCACAGTTTCAGGGAGTGGATGGTCGGGATCCAGCTCAGCTTTATTGTCTTGGGCTTTGCCATCCCGTTCCCCGTCATCGCTATCTTCTACATCCTCCTGGCCAGGGTCATCTCTTCCTCCAGCGACCAAGAAAGGAGGATCAGTCGCAAAATCATCTTTACCTACATCGTGGTCTTCCTGGTCTGCTGGCTGCCCTATCATGCTGTGCTTCTGATAGATGCCTTGTCCCTCCTCAACGTGCTACCCTTCAGCTGCGAACTGGAGAACTTCTTGTACGTGGCCTTGCACTTCACCCAGTGCTTCTCGCTCATTCACTGCTGCGTCAACCCCGTCATCTACAACTTCATCAACAAGAACTACAGGTATGACCTCATGAAGGCTTTTATCTTCAAGTACTCCACCAAAACTGGCCTGGCCAAACTCATCGATGCCTCCAAGGTATCTGAGACAGAGTACTCGGCAGTGGAGAACAACCAACCACTGTGA